A genome region from Mastomys coucha isolate ucsf_1 unplaced genomic scaffold, UCSF_Mcou_1 pScaffold24, whole genome shotgun sequence includes the following:
- the Msantd4 gene encoding myb/SANT-like DNA-binding domain-containing protein 4: MKQLKRKRKSNFSVQETQTLLKEITKRKEVIFSKQLNTTINVMKRMAWEEIAQCVNAVGEGEQRTGTEVKRRYLDWRALMKRKRMKANMKLVGSGFPLPTSDLDDSLTEEIDEKIAFRNDANFEWQNVTDFRDAGGSLTEVKVEEEERDPQSPEFEIEEEEEMLSSVIPDSRRENEPPDFPHIDEFFTLNSTPSRPTYDDPHLLMNIEKQKLELEKRRLDIEAERLQVEKERLQIEKERLRHLDLEHERLQLEKERLQIEREKWRLQLVSTEKPALENELGQGEKSMLQPQDVEAEKLKLERERLQLEKDRLQFLKFETEKLQIEKERLQVEKERLRIQKEGHLP, from the exons atgaagcaattgaaaaggaaaaggaaaagcaatttTAGTGTTCAGGAAACTCAGACCCTTTTGAAAGAAATTACCAAGAGGAAGGAAGTCATTTTTTCCAAGCAGCTGAACACAACGATAAACGTGATGAAGCGCATGGCCTGGGAAGAGATCGCACAGTGTGTGAATGCTGTGGGAGAAGGAGAGCAGAGGACAGGCACGGAGGTGAAGAGGCGCTACCTGGATTGGCGCGCACTCATGAAAAGGAAGAGGATGAAGGCCAACATGAAGCTGGTTGGTTCTGGGTTTCCTCTGCCCACATCTGATCTAGATGACTCTCTTACTGaagaaatagatgaaaaaatTGCCTTCCGAAATGATGCAAATTTTGAGTGGCAGAATGTGACAGATTTCCGGGACGCAGGTGGATCCTTAACGGAGGTCAAagtagaagaagaggaaagggatccTCAGAGTCCGGAA tttgagattgaggaagaggaagagatgctGTCATCTGTCATACCAGATTCCAGGAGGGAAAATGAGCCCCCTGACTTCCCTCACATTGATGAGTTTTTCACCCTCAATTCCACACCATCCAGACCCACCTATGATGACCCCCATCTGCTCATGAACATAGAGAAAcagaagctggagctggagaaacGCCGTCTGGATATTGAGGCAGAAAGGCTGCAGGTGGAAAAGGAGCGGCTGCAGATAGAGAAAGAGCGTCTGCGTCACCTGGACCTGGAGCACGAGCGCCTGCAGCTGGAGAAGGAGAGGCTGCAGATcgagagagagaagtggaggctGCAACTGGTCAGCACCGAGAAACCGGCCCTAGAGAACGAACTCGGCCAGGGCGAGAAATCCATGCTGCAGCCCCAGGACGTCGAAGCAGAGAAGTTGAAACTGGAGCGGGAGCGCCTACAGCTGGAAAAAGATCGGCTGCAGTTTTTGAAGTTTGAAACAGAGAAGCTGCAGATAGAAAAGGAGCGCTTGCAGGTGGAGAAGGAGAGACTGAGGATTCAGAAAGAAGGGCATTTGCCATGA